The following is a genomic window from uncultured Hyphomonas sp..
GCGAGGCGCCGACTGAAGATCGCTTCAATGCCGGTGTCGGGGCCCGACTGGGGATTGGCGAGAACTGGTCGCTCTCCGCTCGATATGCCCATCAGTGGGCGGAAGACATCGACCGCAGCGATGAGTTCGCCGTAATCCTTCACACCGTTTTCTAGAACACGTCTCAATCACAAGGATATTCACAATGAATAATGTATCCCTCCCGGCTATGTTGATGCTCGGTCTCGCCGTTGCAGGCTGTGCAAATACTGGTGCCAAATACCAACCCATTAATGATGGTCCCAAGGCGGCTGGATACGCAGCAGACCTGTCAGACTGCCAGGCCCTCGCGACCGAGCGTTCATACACGAACGGCGACATGAAAACCGACGCT
Proteins encoded in this region:
- a CDS encoding glycine zipper family protein, yielding MNNVSLPAMLMLGLAVAGCANTGAKYQPINDGPKAAGYAADLSDCQALATERSYTNGDMKTDAVIGAGIGAIAGLADDDVSDTEGLIAGAIVGAVAGGGVGMVETREQRRKIVIECMQGRGHPVVG